AAGAGGCCGTCGCGGCGGGAGACGCGTCGTGACGTCGCTCATGCAACCCTTCCATGCGCTCCGCGTCGCCCTCGATCCGGGTATCACGCTGGTCGAGGCCAGTGCAGGCACGGGAAAGACGTTTGCCATCACGCGATTGGTGCTGCGCCTCCTGCTCGAGCGAAAGGTCGACCATCTGGGCGAGATCCTCCTGGTCACCTTCACCGAGAAGGCCACGCAGGAGCTGATCGGACGTATCCGTGCCGTGCTGCGCGACGCCGATCGCGTCTGGTCAGACACGCCGCCAGCGCGCGATGCCGGTAACGACGACTTGTTCGTATTGCGCGACCTGCATGGTGAGGCCGGTGGCCCGATCGTGCGCTCGGCCCTCGCCGCCCTCGACGACCTTGGCGTCTCCACGATTCACGGCTTCTGCCACCGGGTGCTGACCGAGAGCGCGCTCGAGAGCCGCGTGCATTTCGGCGGCACCTTTCTGGAAGACGACACGGAGATCCTGCAGCGGCTCACGCAGGACTGGATTCGACGTCGGGTGCTGCATGACGAAGCCTCGGCGGCCCTCATCGCCGACAGTGGCGAAGATCCGCAGGGCTGGATCAGGAATCTGGTGCGGCCCTACATGCGGCACCCCCGCACCTCGATCGATGCGGCTCCCGATGCGGCGCCGCAACTGCTGCGCGACTTCGTACTCTCGGTGTCGAAGGCCTTTGAACTGGAGAAGCATTCGCGCCACCTCATGGGTTTCGACGACCTGCTGCGTCGGCTGCACGACATTCTCGTGTCGGAAGGACCGCACGGAGTGCTGGCCTCGCGAATCCGTGAGCGCTTTCGGGTAGCGCTCATTGATGAGTTTCAGGATACCGACCCGACGCAGTTCCCCATCTTCTCGACGGCATTTGCTGGTTGTCCGCTGTTCCTGATCGGCGACCCGAAGCAGTCGATCTTCGCCTTCCGCAACGCCGATGTGCGCGCCTATCTCAAGGCCGCCGCGAACATTGCGCAGCGCTACACCCTGCTCACGAACTTCCGCAGCACCGATGCGATGGTGCGCGCCGTGACGCAGCTGTTCGGCAACAATCGCGAACCGTTCGCCTGCAGTCCTGATCTCATCGGCGTGCCACAGGTCACGGCGGCGAATCAGGTGCGCGTGCCCGATGCCCTGTTGCACGATGACAAGTGTGCGCTCGAGTGGATGTGGGTAGGCGAGGCGTACAACACTTCGAAGAACGGCATCTCCAAGGAACGCGGCACGTCGATCGCCATTCGCGGCGTGACCGTGGAAATTCGCCGGCTCACCACTGCCGGTGTCGGCGCCGGTGCGATGGCCGTACTCGTGCGCACCAACGCGGAAGCGCAGGAGGTCAAAGCGTCGCTCGATGCGGCCGGCATTCCTTCGGTGGTGGGCGCCAACCAGGATGTGCTGGCCAGCGAAGAAGCCCACGAACTGGTGTGTCTGGCCGAAGCGATCGCCTCGCCTCGTGACGGCGTAGCGGTTCGGGCGGCTATGGCGACGCGTCTCTGGGGCTGCGATGCGAACGCCGTGGCCGACACGCTGCGCAACGATGGCACTGGCTCGTGGAATGGCATTCTCGATCAGCTGGTTCGCGCCCGAACCATGTGGCTGCGGCACGGCGGTGCCACCGCGCTGGCCTGGCTGCTGAACGAGTGCGGGGCAACTGCACGGCTATTGTCGATCCAGGGCGGCGAGCGACGTGTCACGAACCTGCGCCACGTACTCGAGATACTTCAGGAGGCGGATGCGCTCTCCCCGCTCATGCCCGACGCCGTGCTGGGGTGGGTATCGAACGAGCGGGCGTCGGGGATCACCCCCGAGCGCCGGGAAATGCGTCTGGAAAGTGACGTCGACGCCGTGCAGATCCTTACCATCCACAAAGCGAAGGGACTGCAGTGGCCGGTGGTGTTCTGCCCCACGCTGTGGAACAGTCGGTCGTTCGCGCAGAAGGCGATGGGCGTGCCGTACTCGCTCACGCCACTCGACGACGGGATGGTGCTCGATATCGGTTCCGCGATGCAGGCGCAGCGCAGCGAACAGAAAGAGCTCGAACAGCTTGGCGAAGATCTGCGACTCGCCTACGTGGCGCTGACCCGGGCCGAGTCACGCTGTTACGTGACCTGGGGCAACTTCTCCGACGCGGCGACCTCGTCGATCGGCTGGCTGGTGCAGGGCGGAGGCGAGACGATAGACCGAGACGCCATCGACGCCCTGGTGGCGGCGAATACGGATACGATGGCGATGGCCGACGTGGTCCTCGAGATGCCGACTACGCCAGTGTCATCCACACGCGCCACGGCCGCGGTGCGCGCGCCATTGCAGTTCAAGACGGCTGCGGGGCAGCTGGCTATCTGGCGCAGCAGCAGCTTCACGATGCTTACGCGCAATGTGGCACACGTGGATAGCCGCGACGTCGACGATGTGCTGTTACCCGACGAGGTGCGTCGCACCGCTGTGCAGGTGTCCGGCTTTCGAGGCGTGCCGGCCGGCGCCGATATCGGCAACGTGCTGCATGGCCTGTTCGAGCACACCGACTTCACGAATCCCGACGCGACCACCGACGCCGACGTGCAAGACGCGCTGCGCGCCTACGGAGTGGCGATCCCGCGCGATGGCCGGTGGACGCCTGCCCACATTCGCGAGATGATGGCGATGGTGTGTCGCGCCGCGATGCCCGGTATGGACTTCGCACTCACGTCCGTACCGCACGAGGCCACCCTGCGAGAATGGCGCTTCTCCATGCCGGTGCGCGATTTTTCGATCGGGGCTGTCGCCGACGCACTGGCCGAACATGGCTCCGACCACGCGCGCGAGTATGCGCCAATGTTGCGACGACTGCGCGACGATCAGTTCCGCGGCTATCTCACCGGCTCCATCGACCTTGCC
Above is a genomic segment from Gemmatimonas sp. containing:
- a CDS encoding UvrD-helicase domain-containing protein; this encodes MTSLMQPFHALRVALDPGITLVEASAGTGKTFAITRLVLRLLLERKVDHLGEILLVTFTEKATQELIGRIRAVLRDADRVWSDTPPARDAGNDDLFVLRDLHGEAGGPIVRSALAALDDLGVSTIHGFCHRVLTESALESRVHFGGTFLEDDTEILQRLTQDWIRRRVLHDEASAALIADSGEDPQGWIRNLVRPYMRHPRTSIDAAPDAAPQLLRDFVLSVSKAFELEKHSRHLMGFDDLLRRLHDILVSEGPHGVLASRIRERFRVALIDEFQDTDPTQFPIFSTAFAGCPLFLIGDPKQSIFAFRNADVRAYLKAAANIAQRYTLLTNFRSTDAMVRAVTQLFGNNREPFACSPDLIGVPQVTAANQVRVPDALLHDDKCALEWMWVGEAYNTSKNGISKERGTSIAIRGVTVEIRRLTTAGVGAGAMAVLVRTNAEAQEVKASLDAAGIPSVVGANQDVLASEEAHELVCLAEAIASPRDGVAVRAAMATRLWGCDANAVADTLRNDGTGSWNGILDQLVRARTMWLRHGGATALAWLLNECGATARLLSIQGGERRVTNLRHVLEILQEADALSPLMPDAVLGWVSNERASGITPERREMRLESDVDAVQILTIHKAKGLQWPVVFCPTLWNSRSFAQKAMGVPYSLTPLDDGMVLDIGSAMQAQRSEQKELEQLGEDLRLAYVALTRAESRCYVTWGNFSDAATSSIGWLVQGGGETIDRDAIDALVAANTDTMAMADVVLEMPTTPVSSTRATAAVRAPLQFKTAAGQLAIWRSSSFTMLTRNVAHVDSRDVDDVLLPDEVRRTAVQVSGFRGVPAGADIGNVLHGLFEHTDFTNPDATTDADVQDALRAYGVAIPRDGRWTPAHIREMMAMVCRAAMPGMDFALTSVPHEATLREWRFSMPVRDFSIGAVADALAEHGSDHAREYAPMLRRLRDDQFRGYLTGSIDLAFEHDGRWHILDWKSNWLGANDADYAADALGHAMYASHYTLQYHVYLVALHRHLTARQPGYDARHHWGPVTYAFLRGIAPAGPNGWFTDAPTPELLYALDRAFGGTP